A genomic window from Lotus japonicus ecotype B-129 chromosome 1, LjGifu_v1.2 includes:
- the LOC130731229 gene encoding superoxide dismutase [Cu-Zn] isoform X2: MVKAVAVLGSSDNVKGTITFSQEGDGPTNVSGTISGLKPGLHGFHVHALGDTTNGCLSTGPHFNPAGKEHGAPEDAIRHAGDLGNVTVGDDGTTSFSITDSQVCYSLSDKKNGDRGRHFRSLGTNLKATDTFRDQLDYLP; encoded by the exons ATGGTGAAGGCTGTGGCAGTTCTTGGCAGCAGCGATAATGTCAAGGGAACTATTACCTTCAGTCAGGAGGGAGATG GCCCAACTAACGTAAGCGGAACTATTTCCGGTCTTAAGCCCGGTCTCCATGGCTTCCATGTCCATGCCTTGGGTGACACCACCAATGGCTGCTTGTCAACTG GACCACATTTCAATCCTGCAGGCAAGGAGCATGGTGCCCCTGAGGATGCGATTCGTCATGCTGGTGATTTAGGAAATGTGACTGTCGGTGATGACG GAACCACAAGCTTCTCTATTACTGACAGTCAAGTATGTTATTCGTTGTCTGATAAAAAAaacgg ggaccgcgggaggcattttagaagtttagggaccaacttgaaggcgactgacactttcagggaccaacttgacTATTTACCCTAA
- the LOC130731229 gene encoding superoxide dismutase [Cu-Zn] isoform X1, giving the protein MVKAVAVLGSSDNVKGTITFSQEGDGPTNVSGTISGLKPGLHGFHVHALGDTTNGCLSTGPHFNPAGKEHGAPEDAIRHAGDLGNVTVGDDGTTSFSITDSQIPLTGPNSIIGRAVVVHADPDDLGKGGHELSKTTGNAGGRVACGIIGLQG; this is encoded by the exons ATGGTGAAGGCTGTGGCAGTTCTTGGCAGCAGCGATAATGTCAAGGGAACTATTACCTTCAGTCAGGAGGGAGATG GCCCAACTAACGTAAGCGGAACTATTTCCGGTCTTAAGCCCGGTCTCCATGGCTTCCATGTCCATGCCTTGGGTGACACCACCAATGGCTGCTTGTCAACTG GACCACATTTCAATCCTGCAGGCAAGGAGCATGGTGCCCCTGAGGATGCGATTCGTCATGCTGGTGATTTAGGAAATGTGACTGTCGGTGATGACG GAACCACAAGCTTCTCTATTACTGACAGTCAA ATCCCTCTCACTGGACCAAACTCCATCATAGGAAGGGCTGTTGTTGTCCATGCTGATCCTGATGATCTCGGGAAAG GTGGCCATGAGCTTAGCAAGACTACTGGAAATGCTGGTGGCAGAGTAGCTTGTG GTATTATTGGTTTACAAGGATAA